The genomic DNA CACACCACAGGCTCGCCAGTTCGCTATCAACAACGGGTAATTATCTTGAGAAgaacatttattacattactatACTAGGTtccagaataaaaaataaaaagatacatCTTCAATACATAACTATACATTAGCGTCATCAGCGTTCAATCGAATTTTCAGcgtcttactaatattacaaggcttactaatatttaatacagctaaagtttgtgagtttatgtctaatcacgtcaaaatggctgaagagatcggcatgacatttggaacaggggtagattattgtctggaataacacataagactACTTTTTACCCCACGGTAACGCGGGTGAAGACGCTGGTAGATgctagttttttaataattaactacttattgttatacctattaattgttacatttaataaatgtaatttttccTGCAGACAATTCAATCAACTGAACGTAATACCGCTTGGAGTAGAACGTTGGAAGGATCGCGTATTCATCAGCACACCGCGATGGAAGAAGGGCACTCCAGCCACGCTATCATCTGTGCCCATTGGTGCTCAAACTGAATCACCACCCCTAGAACCATACCCCAACTGGAGCTGGCACACAGCAGGTACCCTACAAAACAGTCACATCCACATGCCACATCCTtcagtttcttttaaaaataattagatatttaattacctttttatTCCAACAGATAACTGCACGGGCTTCACTTCGGTATTCCGTATGGCCATCGACCACTGTGGCGTTATGTGGGTCCTTGACTCTGGTCAGGTGGAAGCTTTCGAATCACCACGTCAACTCTGCCCACCCTCATTATTTGCCATTAATCTAGCTACTGATACAGTCATAGGACGTTATCCCATACCAAGTGAGTTTGTTTTGCAAAACTCATTAATCACCAACCTCGTGGTAGACTCGAGAGACGTCCGCTGTAGGGACTTACACGTTTATATAGCAGATGCGTGGCGTTTCGGCTTGATCGTATTCAGAAATGAAGACGCAGCATTTTGGCGATTCAGCCATTATAGTTTTTACCCCGAGCCACTGCTCTCGAACTATACTCTACATGGACTGAACTACCAGTGGTCTGACGGTCTGTTCGGTATGTCCCTCGGTAAGTACTCCCAAGGCGACCGACCGCTGTACTACCACTCTATGTCGAGTTCCCTGGAATTCGTGGTGAGTACGTCGGTAATACGCGATCCGACGCGCGTGAGCAACTCCGTGGGCGAGTTCAAGCTGCTCGGCGACAGTCGCGGTGCGAACGGACAGGTCTCAGCCGCAGCCATCGACCGCAACGGTGTTATGTTC from Spodoptera frugiperda isolate SF20-4 chromosome 26, AGI-APGP_CSIRO_Sfru_2.0, whole genome shotgun sequence includes the following:
- the LOC118264592 gene encoding protein yellow, whose protein sequence is MEKLLLGLVLLSIVTSSFAYIQIASKKPLGTLYRWKQIDYAYPTPQARQFAINNGQFNQLNVIPLGVERWKDRVFISTPRWKKGTPATLSSVPIGAQTESPPLEPYPNWSWHTADNCTGFTSVFRMAIDHCGVMWVLDSGQVEAFESPRQLCPPSLFAINLATDTVIGRYPIPSEFVLQNSLITNLVVDSRDVRCRDLHVYIADAWRFGLIVFRNEDAAFWRFSHYSFYPEPLLSNYTLHGLNYQWSDGLFGMSLGKYSQGDRPLYYHSMSSSLEFVVSTSVIRDPTRVSNSVGEFKLLGDSRGANGQVSAAAIDRNGVMFFNLISRDSIGCWDTRKPYSNRNLMVVARNNVTMVFPNDLRIDHEVPQMAWIITNRLPMYQFNLINPNDFNYRVMYLDPVAAVQNSVCQPEIPLGYYQNITL